One Arachis hypogaea cultivar Tifrunner chromosome 18, arahy.Tifrunner.gnm2.J5K5, whole genome shotgun sequence genomic window, GTTTATCGCAAGGGAGCAGATTTGCTTGTTGAAGTCATTCCAGATGTATGCCGTCTACATCCCAATGTGAGtagatgatagaaaaaaaaaggaaaaaaatttttggtttttcttgGATGACATATTTTGAGTGTAATTCCATGCTAAGGTCCCTTGTGGGAATGGTTTGACCTTTCTCTGCGGTACTTCAAATTGCAATGTTTTTGTTTGGTTCAATTTCTCTATGGTTCTTGCCCTATTATTGCTCCGTATAAGTTATATTGCTTTTGTGTAAAAGTCTAAATCCTGCTTTTCAAAGCTGTAGTGGGATGTTAAATATGTGAGTACCTATAGAACCTTGAGAGGCCACAGCATTCCCAAGGAGTTTGCACATTGCTTTCTGATGATAATTGGAATTGTAGGTTCGTTTCATTGTTGGAGGTGATGGACCTAAGCGTGTGCGGTTGGAGGAGATGAGAGAAAAACATTCTCTTCAAGATCGAGTTGAAATGTTGGGAGCCGTGCCACATGCACAAGTCCGATCTGTTCTAATATCAGGACACATCTTCTTAAACAGGTTCTGCTTCCTTATATTTTCCTCTTTTTAAGCTTTCCAATGATGATATTAGAATTGTACATGTCACCATGTTGTCTAATTTTGGAATTCAAGCAATGTTGGAAGCTTATGTTATTTTCATTTTGAGAGCTTCAACATTCAGGTCATTTTACAATCCATATCTATTGTCATTCATTAATAATGTTTGAATTATTTCAGTTCCTTAACTGAAGCTTTCTGTATAGCCATATTAGAGGCTGCTAGTTGTGGATTGTTAACAGTTAGCACACGTGTTGGAGGAGTTCCCGAGGTGGGTGCAACTTTCCTTCTTTTACCTGTTCAGTATGAGAATAAATGCTCTTTATTCtttgattagtttaatttttcttaCAAAAATCTGTTTCTTTCCAATTCCACAATTTTGGAATGCTGTCTTGCAAGGATTGATATGGATTCACTTCTTTGCTGTATAGGTTTTACCAGATGACATGATCATTTTGGCAGAACCTGATCCTGGTGATATGGTGCTTGCGATTGAAAGGGCAATATCAATGCTGCCAAAAGTTGATCCACAAGTCATGCACCACCGGGTGATTGTTGTTTGAGGGATACGTCCCTGATTCAATTGGTAAAAACtagttcttttttaattttttttcttttttcctttttgtagatGAGGGAACTCTATAACTGGCATGATGTTGCCAAAAGGACTGAAATTGTATATGATCGTGCTTTGAAGTGCCCCAATCAAAATCTACTTGAACGGCTCTCACGGTACATTCTTAACATTATATGTTGAATTTCATTGTAATGGTATTGTATACTTTTCACTTTAAAGTTGTAAAGGGAAATCtggtttttattctttttatgtgATTTGTTGATTACTTGAGGATAAAATTACTTGTTCTGCTTCTAACATAGTTTAGTTGGGTTGGTAGCTGGCAAAGCAAGGAATCATTAGGTTTTTCATTTAGTATCTACactattatatttattcttgCTATGCGGACAAATTTTTGGATTACTAAATTAAGAAACAGAACATGAAGCTGATTATTATTTCTGGATTTTTCTCTTCCATTCAAAGATTGATGTCAATTGGATATCAAAGCATACTTAAGGAATGAAGGGGCTAGTTCTAGTAGAAACTGATAGTCTATGTTCTGTCAGATACCTTTATTGCGGAGTGTGGGCAGGCAAGCTGTTTTTCCTGGTTATGAtagttgattttttgttttggcgGCTATTGGAACTATGGCAGGTAAGCTAGTGGCCTTAGATATCCTTGCCATTTTTAGCTTATTTATGTTTTTAGCCTATAAGCATACTACTTGCATTTCTACTTTATTAGCCTGCAGAGGACATTGAGGAGATGCCAGATTTAACTCTTCCACACATCTCCAACAAAGAGACATTGCAAGAAACCGAATGAAACGTGTGTTGTGATACTGAATTTTCATTACTGTCTAGTCTGCAATGCAGAATATAAAGAGAATATTTTATTGTTCAGTTGGCTTCGTTGCATCGCTGGACTACGCAGCTTCTGCACCAGAAATCAGAGGCATGAAGCATGTGGATTGCCATTTAGATTGTAGTGAGCCAAGGTAGAAGCTTTGTTAGTGACATAGTGTCAATGTGTTAGCATTTACTTTGTTTAGTAATCAAACATGTCAATTTGGTCTTTGGAATTGAAATcacgatttatttattttttctatgagGTGCTTAGAGTTTAGGTTCTTTCTTCCACGAGAATTTGCGACTTCCAGTTTTTGTTCCTCGGAAATATTCCCACAAGAAAGATCCTCTCTTCCATGTAATGAAAATTATGTTTGAGATAGTTCTATTGACTCTATATGTATGCTTATTGATTGGGCTAGTTTAATTGACTGCCTAAATTGCTTTACAAATTTGGCTTGACATGTTAACTTACACTTAATGGTTTTGTTTTTGGTCATAACACTGTTAGGGCTGGGCAAAAAGATCCAAATTTAAAACcagtaataaataaaaagaagtcaACCAAATTATATGGATTTTGTAGTTTAGTTTTTTAATCCAAACCATTTAAACTGTTTCAGATCTGGATCCAGAACCAGATCCAAATTtagatccaaaataaaaaaaaaaattctaatatgaATTTGACATTGAGTTTGGTTTTGCAGTTCACCATTAACACACACagcctcttcttctttctctttggatCGTCGCTGCACCGCCGCTCTGTTCCGCCATCCGCCTTTCCTCTTGGGGTACCAACGCTCTAGAAAAGTGTTGATAGCTTTGTGGCTTCGGAAAATGAGACTTGGAGGGAGAGAATGAGGTAGGTAATGATGTTTGGACTTATGTTTATTGGGATTGAAAGCTTCTACCCTAATTATTAGGATTAGTCTTGAAATTCATAAATTACGTGGGAATTAGGGGTCTTTGCTTGTTTTGATTTTGGTGCCCCTAATTGCTAGTTGTAATGTGAAGGTTATTGAGATGGAATCATGAATAGAGCAGAAAACATAGATTTAAAgctcttcttttctctttaagTGATactgtattgatttaaatatgcaACAAGAAATTCAGACTTAAAAGATGTTCAAATTTATATAGTATTTGCAGGGTATCAAAATTCTCCGAAGCGCGGGATCCCCGTGGGGACTGCGCCCAATGGGGAGGCGGGGAATTTTCCCAGTGGGGATGGGGATGGGACTAAAATCCTCCCAAGATAGGCGCGGGGACTCCAGTGGGGATCCCCACCCCGTCCCAGATAATTCTCCGAATTCTTGAGTTTTACTTAAATACCCTTAATTTGTTTCTAATATAGGAactttttagtaatttcacttatTGAAAATCCTAACCCTACCTTATTGAATGTCTTCCCTTCTCTCTTACTACTCCACTTAGCACCGTCCCCAAACCCCAACTCTCCAGAAAAGTTCAAAACTCCCATAGCTGTGTCCATAGTCACAGCCATAGCACCAAACCCTCCTTGCCAATTGCCACCGGTCACTCCTCCTGCTCAATGCTTACCGTTACCAAGCCATCACCCTCACAGCTTCACCGCGTCGTTCTCTCTTTTCAGGCACGGTGTCCTTCCCCTCTCCACTCCTGCGTCTGCGTGATTGCGTCCATTCTCGTCACTGTCGCCGCGTCCATTCTCCCCTCTCCACCGTCGCATTCCACTGCTCCGCCCTCTCTTCGCTGCTCGTTGTCTACTGGAGAGCATCGCTGCTGACATTGCAGCAGCCACCGGTTGCCCCTCTTCcaatcctcttcctcctctccatccacttgacttcagGTTTGATTCTCTCTCCTTCTATGTATCCGAAACAATTAGACATATAGGGTTTATAATTATGAAATAGTTAGGGTTTCATACTCCTCCTCTGTATAATCAGTTGTGTTTTCTGAATATTGAATAATATGCTCTGTTATGtgtttttttgttgatttattgaAGTTTATAATTTATCCCTTTGTGTTTTTTGCCTTTTTTACT contains:
- the LOC112772688 gene encoding phosphatidylinositol N-acetylglucosaminyltransferase subunit A, coding for MDRKKHRIMMVSDFFYPNFGGVENHIYYLSQCLLKLGHKVVVVTHAYENRSGVRYMTGGLKVYYVPWRPFVMQNSFPTLFPSLPIIRTILIRERITIVHGHQAFSTLCHEALMHSRTMGYRVVFTDHSLYGFSDAGSIHMNKVLQFTLADVSQAICVSHTSKENTVLRSGLPPEKVFVIPNAVDTAMFKPAVVQPSRSEIVIVVISRLVYRKGADLLVEVIPDVCRLHPNVRFIVGGDGPKRVRLEEMREKHSLQDRVEMLGAVPHAQVRSVLISGHIFLNSSLTEAFCIAILEAASCGLLTVSTRVGGVPEVLPDDMIILAEPDPGDMVLAIERAISMLPKVDPQVMHHRMRELYNWHDVAKRTEIVYDRALKCPNQNLLERLSRYLYCGVWAGKLFFLVMIVDFLFWRLLELWQPAEDIEEMPDLTLPHISNKETLQETE